The genomic DNA TATCATCTCCTTGTTTGATGGTGGGTGGTTAAGAGCCTTTTGATATGAGTGTACCTTGCTGGGGTTGGTGCACCTTTTGATTTAAGTTAGGCGGCAACTTCTCTAATTCAAATGTATTTTTATGTAGCAAAATACTGatgttaattttattttgcaTAGGATAAGCGAATTGGCTCTGCTGGAGATCCCAACCAGGGTACTCCTTGTCTCATAATTGCCATTTTCCTTTATTCTTGTCTCGGTCAGTGTCGACAGACCTATTATACTCGACCAAATTCACTTTCTTCTCTTTACGCAGTGTTGCCAGAGCCCACTCTAAGATCCTTGTCTTCAGAAGTCAGCCAACTGAATGTGCATGCCGGTGGTCCACCGCCTTGGTTTGAGATAAGCGAAGGCCAGGGAAGCAATGTAACGAAAGAAGATACAAATACTAACACACTAGCCTCTCAATCATTTCACTCCATGAAGTCAAAAGAGCTAAATCCAAAACGCGTGGGAGCTGCATGGGCTGAAAGAAGAAGAGCTGAactaaagatggagaagagagaaattgTCTCAAAGAGTTGGCTTCCGAATTTTGGTAGTGTGTGGCAAGAAGGTACCCGAAAGAAATCTcgaaaagaatttgaaatgagaaaTAGGATACATTCCGGTAATGAGAGCCCATCCGAGATTTCACCTAAGGTGCAGCCTTACATTAGCAAAAGACACCGCTCATCTGATTTGCCGGTGGCACCCGACATTTAATCCAGCAGTTCTGACTTTTACTTGGGATCAAACGATTCTCGGGCTCATCCCTCAGACCTTGCATTTTCTGGAGCCCTACGTCTTGGAGCTTTCCTCTTGAAATTTCAAAGAGTATAATGAAGTTTTGCAAATGTTGTTGTACAGCTTTCTATTATCTGTTTACCTGCTTCGAGACCTTCACATCTTGGGCATTTGTAGCCAAAACAGTTAGTGATGCGACTTAAAAGCTGACGTGTGTTGATCTTTCTAGCTTCTCCTTCTCTGGGATCGGAGGCGCAAAGAGGAGAAGTGGAATCGAAGGTGTCGTGCGTGAATCCTCGTAAAAAAACCCGAACGGGACGTGAAATTggagatttttaattaaaaaaatagtgaaaatttaaaattaatttttttttcgaaaTTAATACGTGGATGAGCTAGTAACTAATTAATAATGAGGTTTAATATTTATATGGAAATATTTTAATTGTAGAGTGAAGTAAGTTTTTTTAACTGAAGAATACCGTTTTGTTGCTATTCTTGCTGGATATGGTAAAACTGCAATAATTAATTCTTAAGTACTAGTTTGTCATAATTTTATAGTTcatcattaaaatattattagaaattGAATCTTAATCCTCTctgaaatctttttttaaaatttttatctttgaataagtaataaaaaagaacatttatatcaaaataaaaaaaaatatttgatttgattttaaatttcctCTCATcagtaaataaaaatattattttaggtACCCTCACCCTGTAATTCTCAAAGAAAACGAGGGCATTTTGGTAATAATGGCTTTCGACGCGCATTATGGATCAGAGGACGAGGGTTTTGCCGTCTGCATCGCGAAAGTTTTCGCCCCTTCTTCCCTCCCTTCTCTCGCAGACGCATCGAACTACGCCGCCGCTTCCCATCCTGCTCCTGTTCGACCAGCCAAACCCTAGCCTGATTTCTTCCCCTTCGGACGCGCTACATTATGAAAGTGTAAATTCTCCCTTCCCCGAGGAAATCCTTTCGTTATCTTTTTGTTGATTCACGGTCGCGCATGGTCGTAATTGATGCGCCGCAGGTTACAGGCAAATGCCGGGGCGCTCACCAACTATGAGGTTCTCGAATTTTTACGCGGGAGAGGCGCGACGAGCGACCCTATGGGGTGCCTTGGTGCCGTTACGCCTTCCGAGTGCAAGGTGAGATCCGACGTTCTTTGATGTGAATTCTCCAACCCTGTTAACATTGCTTCGGTTATTGAGTGAGCAGGTCTATGATTGGCTGGTACAAACCGCTGCTTGCAATCAGACGAAGGAATCAATCGATGAGTTTTTGAATAAAGCCGAAAAGTTCAAACTTGCAAAAGCTGAGAAGCTCAATATCATAAACCTGCGGCCATCCAACCTAGCTATTATTGATCCGGTGTGTCTTTTTtgctttactttttatttttctgaCGCACATTTATCCTTCAGATCATCAAATCATTGATCACGTGGATTAATTATTTACGTTCATGTTTTGATCTGTGCaaataattttcatgccataCCTCATCGAAGAGCATAGCATCATAGTATATTCACTGATTACCTCACTTGAAGAGTATGGCCTAACAAGTATTATTAAGGGCTATTATAATCTCCACTTCCACCTTCTTTTGTTCTTAGCTTAGCTGGGACAAAAATTCAGCATTAGAAGTTAGTTAAAGAAGTTGAGACTTTCACATTGATTAGGCAGCCAACTTAAGAAATCATATGCTTGATTTTATTGACTCTAACTCATGATAGATGAGGCTTACTAGTGTGGTAGGGAGCTTCTCTTTCATACCTTTTGTACACTGTCTATGACAAAGCTTTCTGTTTACAAATTCCTGAGAACTTGCATTAAATGTCTATTTAGATGTCGGTATATCATACACACTTAATAGTAAGATATAGGCATGTTCAATTTAAGATGCCAATTTCTGTGTGTAGAATTTGAAGAATGCCAAAAGGCATTGACAAAGATGATTCTAGTACAAGGAGGATTTTATAGTTGTTTCATGTGATTATTACTTAATACTTGTTATTTGTCTTCTATAAGACCTAAGCAAGGACAAGGTTTAAATGATATATGTAGGCGACATGTGGTAGGGCTATCTTTTATTCCATATGTAGTATGTGGACAAACATGTGGGGTGCATAAGTGGTTATTTTAAAGAAATTAGtcaaaaagtttaatttttttttaagaatttaatAAGAATAATATAATTGGCATCTACCATGAATAACACAATGAAAACCTAATGAGATATTCATTATTAACTCTTATCAATAGGCAGAAAAAAGTGTGAAACTAAAAATTTCCAAAGAAGCATAATGATTAAGTTCCTTATAACCATCACACTCTTTTCTCTCTTCATATTACAATGTTCTAATTAATTTCTATTGTATGATATAAGCGATCTTGAGATACTTGTTTGTCGAGATGACTCATTAACTGACAACATTTTGCAACTTAATGTTGCACCAAGCATGATACAAGTCTCCACTCTCTATTTAATCAAATAAACAGTCCATTTTACTCGTTGAATCTTTTACAATCAAtgtttctcttttcctttttacTTTGTCGATACTTTATGTTGCAATAGATTAGATATACACTTGATTAAGTTGTCTTTTCAGGTTTCTAATAGAATATACTTTTCAGTCTATTTAATATTTAGTTCAGGCTCTCTAGTGCTCATTGAGCTTAAAGGATTTACTTTAGGGTAGCCAATCATTAAGCAAAGTAGAAAAGCCTAAGTCAACTACTTGAGTTGATCTGATGATATGTTCTTGAAGAGGCAAGGTTTTAAAAGCACTTAAGCACACTTACTAGATTTGGAAGGGTGACACTGTCATATTGTTGTTCTACACCTTAGCGAAATCATGAACTGATTTTTTTATAACAATAATTCCTTTTGTTGTACACCTTAAAGAATCCTAAAATTTCATGTATCTTTTTCCATGCTCAACATATTGATGTTCAAACATTTCCTATTTGGAGTTTACATTGAAAAGACAATGCACTGAAATAAAGAGTAGGACAGATTTAAATAGGTTCGCGCCTATTGAATTGAACACTGAAGAATGAAGATGCATTTGTTCATTGCTAGGAGAAAGTTATGTATATTTCAGGCATCCTGTATAAGAATCAAGACCTTGCCTGGAAGTTGGAGCATATGTTGGATTATTCAAATTCCAAAAACTTTTTCCTAATGCAATATGCCTTTTTAGGAGCTCTTATCCAAATGCATCTGCTATTCACTTTTGTATTTAATTCAATACCGTGAATGATCTACTCAATTTGATCCTCAATTTGTCAATGtggaacaacttgtaccacaatTAAATTTTCAACTGGGCCACTTAACCTAGATCTTTACCATTATATATAAGTGATTAAGCTCAAAATATTTTGGTTCATCTCTAAATATCCTCCTTTTGCTCCTCGTATAAATTTATCTGTTGCTCTTTTACCTTTGCAGATTATAGAATACGGTGAGAAACGTCTAGCAAAAGACGAAGCTAAAGGGATAGACGAAGTTCAGGAACTTGTGGGTCTAGTGCTCGAGGTTTTACCACCGCCGCCGCCAAGACCTGAAGATGAGATGCAAGGTCAGGAAGAGATGCCCACTGAGAAACCACTGGAAGAAGATTAGTTTTGTTTGCAACAAATTCTTAGTTCAATGCTCATAAGCGattgtacatggatttcatcggGTAAGCTAACTGTTACACTGAATTAATGAAGTTTGATACTGTAAACAGACTAGTGTTAAGTTATTAATTGAGATGCTGTTTCTAATTTTCTTGGACAACTGAAATATCATTTTGGAGATTCTCGTTTCATTCAAGAAACAATACCTGTCAATAAATTATTGTTCCCTCAACATCAATTAGTCCCAATtcattattcttcatttttcatcTGGCCTAACAAGTCATTATTCTTCATTACACCCGACGATCACTCCATCGGCAGCGGCCGATTGAAGGTCATCGAATCACATACCCTCGAGGAGGAACTTGCCGCATTGCCAAAGTAACAAGATGGCGTTTGATGAAAAATTTTCGTGGGACTGAGCCGATCATCCTAAAAATAGTCAATGAGATTAACTGAGATTATCATTCTTTAGGCcgattttattatcttgtcattcgACTACTAAACTCCTCCAAACTCCTATACCTATTCAACTAGTTTGGCTCTTCCGCTACTAAACTCCTCCAAACTCCTATACCTATTCAACTAGTTTGGCTCTTCCGGATTCAAATCCTACAGAACTGCCACCCGATCCATCGAGGTCAGTGTTCACGAGTTTAACATTAGAGCTTGAGGATGAGATTGAATCAATTGCACTTGCAAGGTCAACTAATTTTGGATGGAGTCACAAAGGCAGATATTGATTTACAAAAGTCACAAGTAATTATATTTTCGGGTGGACAACAAAATAAAGTATATCCATTTCTCATCCACATAACGCAGCATTAAATTATGGGaggaattaatttattaaatgcaGAGTTGCCCATAACCATAAAATCTTCAACAACATAACCATTAATTATGAGAACAAAATTGTTCATACATATTTTGATAGCACTACAATATTTCGACTATTTCTCGTACTCCAATCTCTTCTACCTGGCCTTCCTATCGTTTCTATTCTTTTTTCTCATCTCCCTTTTCTCTAAATTGTATTCCTTTTTTATCATCATGCTGCGCATCGACAATTTAACTGCTGCAGCTGCTGCTGCTAAAGTTGCTTCTTCCTGAGTAATATCTGGAGTTCCCTGCAGTTCTGAGAGGAGCTTTTGCCCTCCTGGTATTTCATTGTCCTCCAGAACAACAGGATCATGGCTGTAGTTGAGTGATGGATCTTTTTCTGGAACAGAGATGACCTTGAGGCGGGTAGGTAAATGGGTTGCGCCCACCATAGGAAGATTCGATGCGCCCATAATCATCCACAAGCGTCGGGTCGAGGAACTCAGCACCAAACTGGTTGGGAAATAGGTCTCTTCAAAAGAAACAACCTACATGGAAGCAAAATAGTTAAAGCAATCTTTGGAACTCGCTTTTAGATGAATTTATTAGATGGAACTATGATCATCATTTTAGGAACATATGGAGTATGGTTTGACACCAGAAGAATGCATACATATAAGACTTGCTCAAAATAAATATAGCACATCGTGCAGTATAGTAACTACTACAGGCATTTGAGATAAAATTAGATTTAGAAATGAACCACAAAAAAAATCAGATACAAAACTATCCTGTAGTCAGAAGCACATCATTATGATATTACTTTTGCTCTTTCATTAACAAAAAGAACAGCCCGGTGTACAAAATCTTGCCATGCAGGAtcccgaggaaggatccattgtacgcagtcttaccttgctttttgcaaaaggctgttttcaggattcgaatcTGTGATCTTTTGATCACATagtaacaactttaccgttgcgccaaggctccccttctttcATTAGCAAGCATTTAGCAAATTAAAGATGAATATAGTGGAGGCATATGTTCTGATAAAATTATTACCTTGGCAACTGAAAGATTTCCATTTGGAAAATCACAATTCAAAAGTACCACTCCGtgcaagctgcaatagcaagtatttCAAGATTTAGATAGCAGTGCATATGTAGCAACCAAAATTTCATCTGAATTACAAATGATATGTTTTAGTTCTACAAATCTACCCCATGGTTACCGGCTTAGCTACGCCCTAGGGGCAAACAATATGTTTTAATGAACTTACTTTTGAAGGGCAGCGACAATTATAGAACCGTCAAAAGAGGCGCAAAGATCAGTGACTGGTGAATAAATGTCCAGTCCATTGGATTGTAACTGTCCTGCCTTAAAAAGGTAAAGAAACAATAAATCATCATAATAATCGATTGGATGAATAAAAAAATAGATGGGGCCTGGATTCTCTTATGATGCATGGTTTAAGGATGACAATGGATCAAGAATAAATGCAGAAACTGAACAGATTCATGTCATTTGGGCATCCAGAAGCTGGAAACAGATGCACAACCTGATAACTAAAAAGAAAGTTGCTAGGAAAAAGAAACATATAGAAAACTGAAGAAAAGGCACATAGAAGAAAAGGCAAAATAAATAATCAACAAAAGGTTATTTCAATTCAATAAAGCATCAAAAATACCTCAAGGCATGTGCTCATCTATTTTTCTAATATAGGAGAAAATAAATGTTTAGTATCTAGTGTCACTTTAACCTTAAAATGGTGCACACTGGTCAATTCACAACAGCATATGAATCGAATGATGTGATGCAAAGACCCAAAGCAGAAAACTTTCAATTTGACAAAACATCTACTACATTTAGGTTACCAGCTGGCCATTTACTGCTCCCTCTATGAAATAACATGGCTTCCTGGACCTCTTCTAACCCAAACAAAGTTAGCTGAGAAATGCATGCTGAATTCTCATTAAGTCTGCGGAGCATCTTAAATTCACCAAACTTTGTAGTAGTCTACAGACTCTACCATGGCACTACCAGATGGAAAGGTAAAATGACAATTTCTAATTCAAGAACTGTACAACTAAATATGAATATTACATGCAGCAGAGGCTCCTCCccattaaaaaacaaaaaacgaGCATCACCTAAGTTACCTTAGCTCTAACTTCACAAGTAGCAAGCAGAGTGCCAGAAACAAAATCCCATAACCGAACCTACACAATGGAAAATGTTAATGGCAGACATACTTTGCATACTTCAGGTCAACAAGGTGCACTTACAGTTGAATCTCCGCTTCCAGAGAGAAGAAAACCATCAGCATGACCAAAAGGACATACAAAGGCAAGACAAGAAACAAAGCTGTAACAAGGACCCAAATTGATAGTGATCAGATTTTAAAGAAAAAGTGAGATCCTGTATTACAACAAGAAAAAGCTGTAACATAGAATTAGCTATGGAACAATTTAGCCAGCTTGCTTCAGATTAAAGAACTGACTATCAGTATAATGTCTTGAGAACATTGTCAGATTATTAGCATCAACATGCTGCCGTTTAATATTTCTTATGTGACCCGTTTATTCTTGTAGTACATTTGGCAATGGCCTGGGAAACACTAGAATATTAGTGAAGAAGACATCAATATCCAAATTGCATGGATTCCTTTTATCCAATTACAATAAAATTGCAAAAACATCCTACTTATTCTGGTATGCCAATTAGAGTAAGAACACCTGGTCCAGCTCAACTTGATGCCATGGTAACTGATCTCGGACTAGggaattgtgaaatttttttaataaccaAATTTGTGTCATTAAGTTGAGTGTGACAGACAAATTAGACTTCAATAACATATCATTGAGGAATTTTGTTGACTGTGATATAAAATTTTCTACACGTTAAAAATAGAGAGAAATCCAAATGAAATTTAGCCCACATGGAAGGCAATTTTGCATATAGGTATATCCAAAAAAATGCATAGGAAGCATTCATGTTAATCTCACTCTGTGTGACCAAGGCAGAAACTTTGTATTTCATGTGCACCATTTAGTGGTTCTTTAGGGAACCCAGTAACCTGCAAATGACAGTATGATAACACATACAAGgacatcaattttcaaaattcttaaaaactACTACACTAATTCTACATATGACCAAATGAGCACAGGAAGAGTGTACATACACGAATTTTGAAGTCCCGATCTGCACTTACAATAAATCTATCGTCTGCTGAAAAATCCTTCAAAGAGAACAAAAGGAAAATAACCATAAACAGGTTTACAAACAAAATGAAACATACAACcaaacatataagaatcaatcaatttaagtttttaaaaaatacattgaGGTCATCATCCATTAAAAAGGTTAAACTAGTTCCTTTGACATCTGAGATCTTCCAGATTGAATGCAAAAGAGCAGCTCAAACAAAAAAGAGTTTAGTCCACATTGAATTCAGGCTCAGGTCACAAGTCAACCACAAGGCTGAGAATTGTGGCACATCCTTAGGATGTCATGGTCTGTATTATATCTTTCTTTGCAGAGCAAAATCCAATGTACATTGTGCAAGGAACAaatttattttgtaatttaattctAATGTTTAAGTTTGCGAAATGCTTACATGGAAAAAAAACACATTTGCTGTTCATTTAAAGGAAAAGATATCCTATCCTCAGCTTGATCTTATTGAATCTAGTTAAGAGAATTTTCTAAGACATAAATcttcttttttatatttttattgtaaaATATACATAGATATCAATAATCATGTGTTTCAAAAAGGGTTATTAACATGGCACTCCTCCCAGCTCATTAATGTGGATAACTTGGATTGCAGAACTGGAGAACCATCTCATGTCACTTGATATAAGTATAACCAATTCAATTGCAATGCTCCTATAGTAAATTGTAAATAAGAAATAATGCCATCTACTTCAAGATCAACAAATAAAACAGACTATAACATACAAAGGGAACAATGGGatcatataattataattattataaatagtGGAATGTCGAAAATTAATACCAGTCTAGAGATAATGCTACAATAGTGACCAAGAATTGGCACAGGCTTGCTGTCAAATTTTAATCGTTGAACTTTTTCTTCATCAATTTCAATCAACCATACAACACCAAACTTATCAGCGAATGCAACATAATGACCACTGTGGCTAATAGCAACAGCGCTAACTCGTTTATCAGCAGgcctgaaaattgaaaattgaaaattgcagCATTAAATGTCTCATCAACACAAACAATATATTTATAGAACAAAATGTTAAGCATTGAAAAACTCAACAAACCATGTCATATACAATAATTAATTTGTTGGCGCATTGACAAAGTTCACTGTATGGTTGATCAATAATAAAATCTAACTCTGCTAGTAATAACTCGCTCAGATTTTTGCACTGCACCACCGCCCATCACAAGATAACACTCAGAAGTAGAAGTAAATTATTACCCATGACTATTTTGTGCAAAACGAAGAGATGCATCAATATAGGACAAAAAGAAGGTGATAACCAAGTTCACAATGCAGCATAAACTCAGCCCTATTTTGGTCATCTCACCAGTGTACTTGGAATCTTAACTCTAAAGAGGAAGGGCAGGGGCAGTATTTAACAAACAGGTCATGACTCATGATCAGATAAAATTTTGATGTAACTATGAACATTCATGTAACTTTTACAAG from Zingiber officinale cultivar Zhangliang chromosome 4A, Zo_v1.1, whole genome shotgun sequence includes the following:
- the LOC121969318 gene encoding uncharacterized protein LOC121969318, whose amino-acid sequence is MKVLQANAGALTNYEVLEFLRGRGATSDPMGCLGAVTPSECKVYDWLVQTAACNQTKESIDEFLNKAEKFKLAKAEKLNIINLRPSNLAIIDPIIEYGEKRLAKDEAKGIDEVQELVGLVLEVLPPPPPRPEDEMQGQEEMPTEKPLEED
- the LOC121969319 gene encoding tRNA (guanine-N(7)-)-methyltransferase non-catalytic subunit wdr4-like, whose amino-acid sequence is MGEEAELVAGDGEEVASTAADVENELIEEEKNKDGEVSPAIIAIHPYEKSVAVAVGSELRLFDLEGDCSVSLIDDSGGSPHTDSIRAIKFGANGRLFASAGDDKLVKIWVTNPWRCIWTVPADKRVSAVAISHSGHYVAFADKFGVVWLIEIDEEKVQRLKFDSKPVPILGHYCSIISRLDFSADDRFIVSADRDFKIRVTGFPKEPLNGAHEIQSFCLGHTDFVSCLAFVCPFGHADGFLLSGSGDSTVRLWDFVSGTLLATCEVRAKAGQLQSNGLDIYSPVTDLCASFDGSIIVAALQNLHGVVLLNCDFPNGNLSVAKVVSFEETYFPTSLVLSSSTRRLWMIMGASNLPMVGATHLPTRLKVISVPEKDPSLNYSHDPVVLEDNEIPGGQKLLSELQGTPDITQEEATLAAAAAAVKLSMRSMMIKKEYNLEKREMRKKNRNDRKAR